From Candidatus Bathyarchaeota archaeon, a single genomic window includes:
- a CDS encoding DUF373 family protein: MAAPDSRLKILILCVDRDDDVGRKTGIETPILGRDANFEAASRLALADPEEADANAMFAAVSLYDRLTAEGEDAYQLATIAGSGEGGIEADRSLIHELGIVLERFPSREVILVTDGFADEFVVPIIQSRIHITSIHRVVVKHSERIEESWAIFLRYMKSFFNDPHYSRFSLGVPGILLVVLGFLIVFDQLQNAGMVIPFIVGMALLLRGFGIDKKLASLRFMLPPPERQLFLASISAGAILSVIGCYLGVVEAVRFIPENSPPFWSNIVYWIQLSPILVGNFLLKSTDLIVFGAMVALIGGFVSYFIQGDPKRWRNVVGIIVTFWLRFIAIESAKVLNEPGKPLTLTSPLVLMTIWGFITTITSVIILYGVHRKLM; this comes from the coding sequence ATGGCAGCTCCCGATTCTCGCCTCAAGATCCTTATCCTATGTGTTGATAGGGATGATGATGTAGGGAGAAAGACCGGTATAGAGACCCCTATCCTGGGCAGGGATGCCAATTTTGAGGCGGCGTCTCGCCTCGCCCTCGCCGATCCCGAGGAGGCCGACGCTAACGCGATGTTCGCTGCTGTGAGCCTCTACGATAGGCTCACGGCCGAGGGTGAAGACGCCTATCAGCTTGCCACCATAGCTGGATCCGGGGAGGGGGGTATTGAGGCAGATAGGAGCCTGATACATGAACTGGGGATTGTCCTTGAGAGGTTCCCGTCAAGGGAAGTTATCCTGGTTACGGATGGATTCGCCGACGAGTTTGTTGTTCCAATAATCCAATCTCGAATACATATAACCTCGATACATCGTGTAGTTGTTAAACATAGCGAGAGGATAGAGGAATCTTGGGCAATATTTCTACGCTACATGAAATCATTTTTCAATGATCCCCACTATTCGAGGTTCAGCTTGGGAGTTCCAGGAATCCTTCTTGTAGTCTTAGGCTTTCTAATAGTCTTCGATCAGCTTCAAAATGCCGGTATGGTCATACCCTTCATAGTCGGGATGGCGCTCCTCCTGAGGGGTTTTGGAATAGATAAAAAACTGGCCTCGCTTAGGTTTATGTTGCCGCCTCCTGAGAGGCAGCTTTTCTTGGCCTCTATAAGCGCGGGGGCGATCCTATCTGTGATAGGTTGCTATCTGGGCGTGGTTGAGGCTGTTAGGTTTATTCCTGAAAATTCCCCCCCCTTCTGGTCGAATATAGTATACTGGATTCAGCTCTCCCCAATCCTAGTTGGGAACTTCCTTTTAAAGTCCACCGACCTCATCGTCTTCGGAGCCATGGTTGCCCTGATCGGAGGTTTTGTTTCCTACTTCATCCAGGGGGACCCAAAGAGGTGGAGGAACGTCGTGGGCATCATAGTCACCTTCTGGCTCCGCTTCATAGCCATCGAGTCGGCGAAGGTCTTGAACGAGCCTGGAAAGCCCCTCACCCTCACATCCCCCCTGGTGCTCATGACGATATGGGGATTTATAACCACTATAACCTCCGTAATCATCCTATACGGGGTTCATAGGAAGTTGATGTAA
- the uppS gene encoding di-trans,poly-cis-decaprenylcistransferase: MPRHIGVILDGNRRWALSRDLAPWEGHRKGASKVEEFLKWCIELGIRMVTLYVFSTENFHRPKREVEELMRIAEENFDKVLKSEVIHKNRVCVRAIGRLHLLPENLRDLIYRVEEATKLYDRFYLNLAIAYGGRAEIIDAVRSISRMVASGELSPDSIDEEAFQRFLYTSYLPQQDPDLIIRTSGESRLSGFLLWQSAYSELFFIDVYWPEFREIDLQRAIRSFQQRSRRFGR, encoded by the coding sequence ATGCCGAGGCATATTGGGGTCATACTAGATGGTAACAGGCGATGGGCCCTCTCCAGGGATCTGGCCCCTTGGGAGGGGCATAGGAAGGGGGCCTCTAAGGTTGAGGAGTTCCTGAAGTGGTGTATAGAGCTCGGTATAAGGATGGTCACCTTGTATGTATTCTCCACTGAGAACTTTCATAGGCCGAAGAGGGAGGTTGAGGAGCTGATGAGGATTGCAGAGGAGAACTTCGATAAGGTATTGAAGAGCGAGGTGATCCATAAAAACAGGGTCTGTGTCAGGGCCATCGGCAGGCTCCACCTCCTGCCTGAGAATCTAAGAGATCTGATATACAGGGTTGAGGAGGCAACCAAGCTCTACGATCGATTTTACCTAAATCTGGCCATCGCCTATGGTGGGAGGGCGGAGATCATCGATGCTGTTAGGAGCATATCTAGGATGGTGGCTAGTGGTGAGCTGAGCCCCGACTCCATCGATGAGGAGGCCTTCCAGAGGTTTCTCTACACCTCATATCTCCCCCAGCAGGATCCCGACCTGATCATCAGGACCTCAGGTGAGTCTAGGCTTAGCGGTTTCCTCCTCTGGCAGTCAGCATATAGTGAGCTCTTCTTCATCGATGTCTACTGGCCTGAGTTCAGGGAGATAGACCTCCAGAGGGCTATAAGGAGCTTTCAACAGAGGAGTAGGAGGTTCGGGAGGTGA